From Streptomyces griseorubiginosus, one genomic window encodes:
- the dnaG gene encoding DNA primase, with the protein MAGRINDEDVKAVRDAVPIDAVVSEYLQLRNAGGGNLKGLCPFHDEKSPSFQVSPSKGLFHCFGCQEGGDTITFVMKVDHLSFSEAVERLAAQAGITLRYEEGGYNPAHQRGERIRLVEAHKIAADWYMEQLATSPEADTGRQFLAERGFDQAAAAHFSVGYSPQGWDHLTRFLRGKGFSDKEILLSGLAQEGRRGPIDRFRGRLMWPIRDIGGDVVGFGARKLYEADNGPKYLNTPDTAIYKKSQVLYGIDLAKKDIAKASRAVVVEGYTDVMACHLAGVTTAIATCGTAFGSDHIKILRRLLMDNGSARVIFTFDGDAAGQKAALRAFEDDQKFAAETYIAIAPDGMDPCDLRLAKGDDAVADLVEPRTPLFEFALRQIVVRYDLDTPAGRAAALDEAAPIVARIKNSGAQHEVAVQLAGMLGILDTQFVVKRVAQLARWARDRGGRGPAPQGRGPQQPSYDGTHRPAVSGPALTLRNPVYATERELLKLALQRPELVSPAFDAYGVDEFTAPPYAAVRQAIMDAGGAEYGVQDSQDYLVRVREAAPDDAVRAMVTELAVEAIMRRTVDENYAGEQLVWVRRRAVARRIEEIQVTVRRLEAGGDPAQLAAAKNELWVLQQYDQALKGHGASAL; encoded by the coding sequence GTGGCAGGACGGATCAACGACGAGGACGTGAAGGCGGTACGGGACGCGGTCCCGATCGACGCCGTGGTGTCCGAGTACCTCCAGCTGCGCAACGCGGGCGGCGGCAACCTCAAGGGCCTGTGCCCCTTCCATGACGAGAAGTCGCCGTCCTTCCAGGTCAGTCCGAGCAAGGGACTCTTCCACTGCTTCGGCTGCCAGGAGGGCGGCGACACCATCACGTTCGTGATGAAGGTCGACCACCTCTCCTTCTCCGAGGCCGTCGAGCGCCTCGCGGCCCAGGCCGGCATCACCCTGCGCTACGAGGAGGGCGGCTACAACCCCGCCCACCAGCGCGGCGAGCGGATCCGGCTGGTCGAGGCCCACAAGATCGCCGCCGACTGGTACATGGAGCAGCTGGCCACCAGCCCGGAGGCCGACACCGGCCGCCAGTTCCTCGCCGAGCGCGGCTTCGACCAGGCCGCGGCCGCGCACTTCTCCGTCGGCTACAGCCCCCAGGGCTGGGACCACCTCACCCGCTTCCTGCGCGGCAAGGGCTTCAGCGACAAGGAGATCCTGCTCTCCGGCCTCGCCCAGGAGGGCCGCCGCGGCCCCATCGACCGCTTCCGCGGCCGTCTGATGTGGCCCATCCGCGACATCGGCGGAGACGTCGTCGGCTTCGGCGCCCGCAAGCTCTACGAGGCGGACAACGGCCCCAAGTACCTCAACACGCCCGACACCGCGATCTACAAGAAGTCCCAGGTCCTCTACGGCATCGACCTCGCCAAGAAGGACATCGCCAAGGCCTCCCGCGCGGTCGTCGTCGAGGGCTACACCGACGTCATGGCCTGCCACCTCGCCGGCGTCACCACCGCCATCGCGACCTGCGGCACGGCCTTCGGCAGCGACCACATCAAGATCCTCCGCCGCCTGCTGATGGACAACGGCTCGGCGCGCGTGATCTTCACCTTCGACGGCGACGCGGCCGGCCAGAAGGCGGCCCTGCGCGCCTTCGAGGACGACCAGAAGTTCGCCGCCGAGACCTACATCGCCATCGCCCCCGACGGCATGGACCCCTGCGACCTGCGCCTCGCCAAGGGCGACGACGCGGTCGCCGACCTGGTCGAACCCCGCACCCCGCTCTTCGAGTTCGCACTGCGCCAGATCGTCGTCCGCTACGACCTCGACACCCCGGCCGGCCGCGCCGCCGCCCTCGACGAGGCGGCCCCCATCGTCGCCCGCATCAAGAACAGCGGCGCCCAGCACGAGGTCGCCGTCCAGCTCGCCGGCATGCTCGGCATCCTCGACACCCAGTTCGTGGTCAAGCGGGTGGCCCAGCTGGCCCGTTGGGCCCGCGACCGCGGCGGCAGGGGCCCGGCCCCGCAGGGACGCGGCCCGCAGCAGCCGTCGTACGACGGGACGCACAGGCCCGCCGTCTCCGGCCCCGCCCTCACCCTCCGCAACCCCGTCTACGCCACCGAGCGCGAACTGCTCAAGCTCGCCCTCCAGCGCCCCGAGCTGGTCTCCCCGGCCTTCGACGCGTACGGCGTCGACGAGTTCACCGCCCCGCCCTACGCCGCCGTACGCCAGGCCATCATGGACGCGGGCGGCGCCGAGTACGGCGTCCAGGACTCCCAGGACTACCTGGTCCGGGTCCGCGAGGCCGCCCCCGACGACGCGGTCCGCGCGATGGTCACGGAGCTGGCCGTCGAGGCGATCATGCGGCGCACGGTCGACGAGAACTACGCGGGCGAACAGCTCGTCTGGGTCCGCCGCCGCGCCGTGGCCCGCCGCATCGAGGAGATCCAAGTCACGGTCAGGCGCCTGGAAGCAGGCGGCGACCCGGCTCAGTTGGCTGCTGCGAAGAACGAACTCTGGGTCCTGCAACAGTACGACCAGGCACTGAAGGGGCACGGGGCCTCCGCCCTCTGA